From a region of the Actinopolymorpha singaporensis genome:
- a CDS encoding CAP domain-containing protein — protein MYETQVVLLTNAARARVGCAPLRVDDRLRSVAHAHSADMAARDYFGHNTPDGRTPWDRIRAAGYDAPAAENIARGQQTPQDVTRAWLDSRGHRENMLNCKIKAIGVGAHIGPGGPWWTQDFGYR, from the coding sequence TTGTACGAGACCCAGGTGGTCCTGCTGACCAACGCCGCCCGTGCGCGCGTCGGCTGCGCACCGCTGCGGGTGGACGACCGGCTGCGATCCGTCGCGCACGCGCACTCCGCCGACATGGCCGCCCGCGACTACTTCGGGCACAACACGCCGGACGGCAGGACTCCCTGGGACCGCATCCGGGCCGCCGGCTACGACGCTCCCGCCGCGGAGAACATCGCCCGCGGCCAGCAGACACCGCAGGACGTCACCCGGGCCTGGCTGGACAGCCGGGGCCACCGCGAGAACATGCTGAACTGCAAGATCAAGGCGATCGGCGTCGGTGCCCACATCGGGCCCGGTGGACCGTGGTGGACGCAGGACTTCGGCTACCGCTGA